One Lachancea thermotolerans CBS 6340 chromosome B complete sequence genomic window, GTTTCATTGTCCACATATTCATACATTTGACAAGAGCGGTAAGGTCTTTCTCCGCTCTGATTCTTTCGAGATATTCACTCATTTGCTTGAGCTCTGCGTAGCTCTGtttgaaaatattgaaATGGTTCAAAAGCACAGATTGGAGGTTCAGTTCTTCGGAAACGGAGTTCCATTGTTCATACGTACGCATTTTATCGAGAGCTTTGCGGAACATCATGCCTACTAAACTTTCATATCTCAGGCGATCCGCAGCTTCTTCACACTCTGTCCTCAAATACCGAGTCCTTGTTCTCCACACTTTTAGGTATCGCACAATAAGGACCTGGCCTGTCAAAGATGAGTATTGGTCCAGAAGTATCTCATGCTTCAGCCTCATCTGAACCTTCAAACTAGCCAGCCATAAAGTCATATATCTCCGTTTACACTCAGCATCTGACTCAGTTCGGTATTTTCTCGCAACTGCATCTAGCTTTTTCACGCGCTGAGCAACAAGCCTCATTTTAGTGATCACCCTGGTTTTCGCAAAGAGGAAAGCTTTGGATCTGAGAGTTTCGTagttttccttctttttggcccAGCGGAAGAAATACTGTTTCACTACTAGGGAGTTGTGACATTTTATTGTGATACTCGTCAGGTCGTTAAAGTTTGCGTATTTCCGTTTCCATTCATGCCGCCAGAACAGCcttaaaaaatttgattCATACGCTTTAAGCTGCAGGTTCAGCTCTGTAGCTCTTTGCCAACGCTCAAAAATAAGTCGAGTAGAACTTTCACGCTTTCGCCTCTCATTCCTGGAGTACGCACATTTtagctgaaaaagttcgAAATACTTTTGACTCATAGCTCTTTGATAATGATCGtttgccttcttttttaCCATAACACGGTTCCGCCATAGCGTGCAGTACTTACAACAGAGTAAAGCATCTTGTCTGAGAGTGTGCTCGCTAAAGAGCTGTCTCTCATTCAATCTCTTACGCCAGACGTCACAAAAGAAATATTTTAGAAGGGTGAAGTGGATCGACTCTTTGGCAGCTGCCTCTCTTTCTTTCCATGTGAATGCAGATTTCAGCACTTTTAGTGCCATTTTCCGCTGAAAAATgagttcaagaatttcaaggtgttttgttttttctACCCTTTGAATCAAACGTTCCTTCCAGAGGATTAATATAGGGCTCAAAACTAGgctcttctcaagaatACGAGCTTTATCACTTAGGGAATCTAAGTTTCGATACTTCTGTCGAAATTTCCTGAAAAAGAGGCCCTCGGTAGGAGCACTTAGCTGTCGTCTAGTCTCCTTTAGACGAGCAGCTAGCCTCCATGTCGTAAAAAAACGGCCcaagcagcttttcgaGTGCGCTCGAAGTGCAAGTTCACGAGATCTTATTTGCAAAGTATAGGCCTTTTGAATAGTCTTGaattctttttgaattaaAAAAGCATCGGCTAACTCTTGCTTAATTTTTTGCTCATCCATACGCTTCATCCACTTATCTGTAGCATTGGAAAGGCTCTTGAAATTATAAAAACTATCGGCCTCTCCTTTAAGATCTTCAGACCTGAAGCGATAGGTGTTCTCCCATCTTTGCAAATGTTTTTGCTTGATATACGAGTTCCATATATCAGTGAGTTGCCTCAAGTTCAATTCAAGCTCAGTTTGCAATTTCCATCTTGTAAAATTAATCTTTAATGAATGTCTCTTGCTTTTAAACTCGAACAGGGCGAGTGCAATGTAGATGTTCTTGGGGTTCATCATAAATGTATCCAACAATGCAACAAAACTTGGTGTGATTTCCCAacctttttccagctcgtTCTGCAACTCCAACAAAGATTCGTTTTCCAATGGGTTCAacccttcttcaacaagtaACTCGACAAATCTCTTTAAAATCATCAGGAAATCTAAAGAGAAACCATTTCTCAAAAGGAAAACCTGcgttttgttgaacaacAATAGGATTAAAGCATCATCACATTTAGCGCGGTTTTTGGAGGTGAAATTAGGGTCGAACTCCCCGAATATCTGCGAAAGGTCACCCAAGTAACCCGTTTCCTTAGCTGGATGAAATGGTAAGTGATAGAGCGGCTCTTCAGGCTCGTCTGGTGGGTTCAGGTGGTTATTTTCGGGCAAAAACTGCGAACTAGAAGCctttgcttctttcagaaGGTCATGGATGtcctttttgagcaaagaGCCAGTAGAGTACATAGAGTCACCATGTATCAGTGCTGAGGTTAGCTGGTCATCTTGAGCAGTAAAACGAGTCGACAGTGACGCCTTTGTACCCAGCCTGCTCATTTGCAAGACTTAGTATTGTAAACAATTTGAGTGGATGTTCGTTGAaattgacttttttgaccaagTTTATAGTTGAAAACACGATAATTGTCTGTCCTAAAAATGTATTACAAGTGTTCATCGTTGCTTAAAACAGTAGGAGAGATGTTGTCTGCAACTCGCTTAGCAGCGATCTTTTTACTCTTCCTGAATTTTGTCGTGGGCGACCTGGATGCAGGAATTATCCCCAAGTTATGGGAGAATCTTGAACTCCACAGAACGATTGATGTGAGCAGATCGTACactcaagaactggttGACATTCgaatcaaaaacattcACGATGAACCAGTTCGTCAATATTACTTCGTgcttccagaagaagtctttgatgcaatttctcttttctcttcaacgCTAAAAGGAGTTGACGCCTATATTGAGAGTGCTATTATGCCAgaacaaaattttgtcGCCAATGGGCGGACTATCAAAGTAGGGGTTATCGGCTTGCCATCGCCAATTGAACCAGGGCACGAAACTAGCATTTTATTGAACTTGGTGTACAACTCCAGGTATCAGCCCTACCCTGGCCATGTGGACTTAGGTGAGGAGCAGAAGTTGCTTTTACGCACCAACAGATTCCCTATCTCAGCTTATAACACACAAAAGTACACGCTAGAGTTTCAGGGCTCCTCTtcatttgaagagcttcaatCCTTCAATGGCGAAGAACATGCTGGAATGGTTGCAAACGGCAAAATGGTCGTCGGGCCCTTCGATTCGATTATGCCTTATGAAGACTTCTCGCCTATCGAAGTGGTTTTTGAGCATAACACTCCGCTTCCTAGGGTCTCTCATTTAAAAAGAGATATATGGGTGTCGCACTGGGCCTCCTCTCTGCAATTTGAAGAATATTACGAACTAATTAATGACGCCGCGTCTCTAAAATCTGGCTTCTCTAGAGCTGACTACATGAAAGGCCAACATGCTTTAAAGAAGGGAGGACATTTGACTGCGCTTGAGATGATTTTGCCTGACAGCTCTGAAGCTCATTACTGCACCGATCTGGTGGGCGCTGTGTCgactttcaaagttctAAAGGAtcacttttttttgaagcccaGATACCCTCTTTTCGGAAACTGGAAATACAACTTCACAGTCGGATGGACGAATCAGCTTTCGCAGTTCCTCCACTCACAAGAAGACGGATCTGACACTTATATCCTTTCCTTCCCTATATTGAATGGGCCTGCTGATACCGTGTATGACAGCGTCTCATTATCCATCTATCTTCCCGAAGGTGCTGAAGTGCTAGACGTTTGGTGTCCACTCCCCGTCCAAAAAACTGAGGTCACCACTGAAAAGTCATATTTTGATCTCAATCAAGGACACACGAAGGTAAACATTGAATTAAAAAATTTAATTGACAGGATTGCAGGAAGTGAAGCTTTTGTGAGGTACAAAGTTACAAGTACAACTTTTTACAAGAAACCCTTCTCGATAGCGGTCTCCGTCTTTACTGCTTTAATGGCctactttttcttgaagcatATTTCGTTGATGATAGATAGTTAAGCACCATGATTGCTTGCGTGCATGAAAAAAGCGCTCTCAGCGGCATGAGCCAAGTGCCCAATTGCCACGGTAGGGCATTGTATTTAGCCTTTTTTAAAGCCCCCTCCATATACATTTTTCAACGACTTCGTAAGATTTGTTGCTTTGGGTTTTTAATAGACCCATGTGCTGAAATTCGGATATCGACTGCACGAACCAGACCAACATCATCTTGTCCAACAAATTGTCGaggcctttttcttttagCAAGATCGATAACTTCTCCCTATCCTCATGACGCAGGTCGGATTCCTTGTTTTCCACGCTGTAATTTACAAAGTTCGCTATTTCGGATCTGGGTAGGGTTTCCTTgaaagccaagaaaaaaTCATAGAGGTTTATGATCGAACTAGCTTCTCTGTAGAGACTGAATAATTGGCAAAGTGGTAGATCTACGCTACTATTGAACTCGGCCTCAAAAGGATCTTTTATCCCCGGGAGCCTTTTCGCTGGCGGCAGCATTCTATCGGAATTGATTAGGTTGTTTTCCAGGTTTGTTCTAAGAAATGGAAATAGGGATTGAGAAAAAAGTTCTTTGCTGTTGTCCAGTGTGAAAAGTTCCTGAAATATTATGTCCACAGGCTCgaacttcaaaatatcCTCGAACTGTTGACATTCAGGCCATCTCTGTAAAAATTCATGTAACTTCCCAGTAAGCATATGATAGTAAAGATCTATCAGGTTGTAGTTGAAGACTCCTAGTTGGTTCTCGAGAACATCGACAACCAACTTCAAATGGTCATTGATGGGATTTTCTCGTACAAGAAACTCGGTAAAAAACTCCTCCAGAGTTGAGTTTTTGTTATCTAGTAATGCCATTATCTCCTCAGAGGGTGCATGCGCGTGTACCATACCTTCAACAAAAGTCATGAATGTAGGACATTTCAGGAGCGGAGGTAAGTAGTTTTCGTCAAAGTTCACAACATTCGTTGGATCAATGAAAACAGAAAACggattttggaagaaataAGACATAAGAGAATAGTCCAGGATTTTTATTAGCAGCTGGAGATTATGTGTAGCATTGTTGGACATTTTATCGAGAATAAACTTGATGAACTCCGCGGATAAGTTTAGCTTCCCATCAACAGTGttcagaaagctctgaaAGGTCTGGTTTGCATATTTGTGGCCCTTGTTATGAGAGAGGTCAATGACTGTGAAgtcttttttcaagagacGAATGGTTGATTGCCgcaaatttttttgaatgttCGATAGATTTGTGTTTATGTTCAGAACAAGGCatatttcaacatctttGTAATTCAAAGCAGACTTTAGTAGGATTATGAAatcatcaagaacttgggAATTGAATGAATCAACATCTTTGAAGTTAAATATAAGTTTCAGCCtcttgccaaaaagcttccgaaaattttgaacgagGGAGAGATCATATGAGATTCCGAGTGGGGATGTTCGTGGCAGCTCACCCATATCTCCTTCAGGGgcaaagctttctttctcaTCAGTTTTAACTCGCAGGGGGGCTTCCGTTGCGCTCAGGAGCTTAAACATTGACCTTCTCAACATCATCCTAACGTTAGGGGACTCTTTTGGAGTTAGGTCTATGATGGCCTGCATCGTTTTAGAATTTTGCTCATGCAGTTCTATTGTTGTTGTACTATCCGAGCCAAGTAGAAAGAGGCAGTTGAATGAGGGTGACGTTCGTTTGCTTGTGTCCTTGGAAAGCACGCTTGAAATCTCTCGGTACATGTCTATACTGACTCTGTgaacaatttcttcaacctgCGCATGGAACTGGGAATGAAGCTGATGATAAAGAACCCATCGCTTGTTAACCATCTGCATGGATTCTTTGCCTGCCAGCAATTTCACGAAAGGATCAATCCCTTTCTCACATGATAttctccttcttttgaCTTTAGGGCATACTGTGTAGTGTGTCTTTTGAGCTTCCGCAAACTCGTTGAGGCTCATTATGCCGTATCCTCTGCTGTCATTATTAAGGCTTCATCATCTCCAGCAGCTTTTGACAATAATTATATTGTCATCAGCCAAACTTGACATGAGATTTTGGTCGGGTAACAGCCTCATTGATATGGTGGCTACAAGAGACAGAGTTGATCAAGCCCAAGAAAGTATCCTTGAGAAGAAGCGACGGTTGCAAGAGAGATTTTGGTGTGGAAGTTCTTTCTAGCATTTAAAGTGAATGCTCAACTTAAGGCcttgtctttcttggagTTAATTTGATTGACTGCCCACCGTCCCTCGTATCCAAAAATGCGCGATTTATATCTCAACAGCGCAGAGCGTATCTTTACTGAGAACCAGAAGACTAGAACGAAAATTAGTCACTACCTTTGTTTGGAATATTACGCACACAGGGAAAGTTTTTTACTTTATGTATACGCAAAGCTTAGCTCCGTGTTTaaaatgttgaaatatTGAATAATTGCATGGCAATCATCAGGTGAATCTTACGACAATGTTCAAATGCAAGAAGAGGGACCCAAAAACAGAGACCATTCATTTACAAACATTATTTACAGGCGCGCGTCATGCCATAACTTGTCACATACCGATGTAGTGCTGAGGGTAGAAGGGGGTATTGATGGCGGCAAAGATCAGAAGTGTAGGTTTAGTAACGTGTGCTACACTACCTAAATCTGATTGCGAATCGTAACATCTCATTCACCAGACATTCTCTGATTCCCCCTTCATCCTAGGGACTCGTACAGGCTCCCAATCTTGCTCACCAAGCCCCTGTAAACGATAATACTCTTCCTTTATATCAAATTGTCTCTTGTTTGCCTTCATTTTAACTAAATCATCTTCGCTcatctcttgaattttgcGGTCCTTCTGTTCATATCTAACTGCAGTAAAACCAGAAAGCCAGTAGGAGCCTAGAACGATTATTGAGCAAAAAGGCAGCCCGAAGTACAGAAAGGGATTTTTCTTCATACGAGCCTGGTACTTACCGGCGATAGAGGCTTCATAGGCAAGTTGCTGTCGTCTGGACCTAAACTTCCTATCTCCGAATGACATTATCtgcttccttcttctcgccTATTGTACCTACCATGGTCAATGTATGTTGCCCTGAGTAATTTAACAAAATGCGTTTTTGACATCGCGCACGTGAAAGAAGGGATGTCACAAAATCGTGAAGTGACACTATGCCAAAATGTTGTTTATATTCTCTGCTGCCAGTTTCAGCGAAAATGGCTTCGATGCTTGGTTCCAACCAAAACACCCCCAAACCAGAATTTGCCAAATGCATCCAACCTATCATAGAAACTGACTACATGACGACCGCTATATCAATGGATTTCAATACTGCCAGTTTCAGAAGTGAAAATAGACACTATAGCATTACGGAAAGTATTCTTACCACCTTTCTAAATACAACAAGAGCGGGCTCGGCACAGAAGCACACTGGCATGTCATTTGATGCTTTAATATCCAGTCTCGTAGTTTCAATAGTTTACTGTGGCTTGCAGACGCTTCTATTCACCATGTTGCGGGGAAAGCTTAAGACGCTTTATCAGACGCGTAATTTTCAATTGTCAGAGGCCAATGAAATGCGCTCGCTACAAGAAAACGGACCACTAGGCTGGGTAAAGTCTGCTTGGAAAACTCCTCTCAACGAATACAAGCGAGCCAACGGCCTTGAttccttttttttccttaGGTTCATGAAGGCATTTGGATTATTTTTTCTGAGTCTATCCGTAATCAATATTCCTGTTCTTATCCCCATCCATTATTGTTCAGGGGCCAAGGTATTAAGGCAAAGGTGTAAAATAGATAGTTTGCAAGCCTTTAACGAAACTGAAGCGAGATTAACATCACACTTTTTGGAAATAGAGGATTCCTTGAAGGCACAAGGGCTCGATAAACTCTCAATCTCTAACGTTTCACTACAGCATGCCGACAGGTTAATTTTCCACTTCATTCTCGCAGCGTTCGTCGTGCTATGGTTTCACGCACTATTAATCAAGGAGTTAAAATTCTTTATTGCCGAAAGAAacaaagctctttcaaataaCGAGGTCCCAGGATCCTTCTACCAATCAGTTCTATTCCTAGATAACATACCAAGGGATATGTTTTTAAACAGAGCACAGCTTCCCAAGCTGTTTCGTTTTGCAGACTCAAATGATATACAGCTGACTTTCTTGCCTACAAACTACCAGCGTTTGAAAAAGTATTACCAAAAAGATAAGAAGATTATTGACAAGTTGGAACATCTCCAGCTTAAACTGATTGTACTTCAGTCGAACCAGTGTGGTACTCAAAAAGCACTCCCTCCTAACGAGCGTGCTGTCTCCGGCTTTGCAACGGATGTTTCTGATAAATATGCAGTACGCACAAACAAACTCGGGCGGAAAGCTGAGAGCGCCCAACAGTGCTACGGACCCGAGCGTTCGAAAAAAATCTATAATAATGGCACTGCTAGGAAAATTCGGAAAGAAAAGGTGTCAAGATATGGATGCGCTCGCTGGGCTAGTAAACTTCGATTGTCTTCTCATAATTTGAACATCACAATAAAGCACATATCTAAGCAAAAAAGCCacatcaagatcaacaCAAGATGGCTTCGAGCCTTAGGGATTCCCAGTTCATTTAATATTATTAAGTTCAGACTCAATAAGGATCAGGCCAGAGAATCACTAATGAAGGCCCTTGAAAAATTGGCGACTGAGCTAATTCAGAATCGAGAAAAGTGGAAGGAATTGAGCGAGAAGCCAACACCGTTCGTGGCAGATGGAGATCAAAAGCAGGAAGAGCACCCAAAAAAATTATTCATAACTTTCAAGAGTTCGAGAACTGCTCATCTTTTCGCTCAAGTCTTGATTTCTGATAAATTTAAGGAGCTCAATAATGTGATAATAGGACCAAACCCAATTGACATGATATGGAGTAACGTAATACAGTCAAGCAGGTGGCTGAAAGTGGTTCGCATCATTTTCGCTGATCTCATCGCAGTTTTAGTCATTCTCGGTTGGGTTCTGCCGGTAGCATTCGTCGGCTTGATATCCCAAGTCCCCAACATGAAAATACTGGTGCCCTTTTTTACTTGGTTGGATTCTGATAACGCCTTTTTTAGCAGCGTTTTGTCAAGCTTGGTTCCTATTCTTTTCCTTATTTTTCTCATTGACATTGTTCCTTTTATTTTTCGATGGCTTAGCATACTAAAGGTGAACAGGACTGGTGCTGAAATTGAGTTGGATGTGCAAAGGTGGCTgttcgtttttttttttgttcacaTTTTCCTCGTTGTAACTGTCTCCTCCGGAATATCGGTtatatttgaaaaactaATAAACAATCCTACTAGCCTTCCAGATCTGCTAGCAGCCAActtgccaaaaagttcCAACTTTTTTTATTCATTTATTTTTATCAGAGGGTTGGCTTACTTCGGTGGAAATCTACTGCAGgtgaaagagcttctctttgagttATTTTACTACCGTTGGTGCATCAGAACCCCCAGAAAAGTTCGGAAAAGAATGGAGGTAGTCTCTGAAAACATGTGGGGCTCAGTATATCCCTTATTTTCAACTATTGCCAGTATTGGCATCGTTTACAGTGTGATTGCGCCGTTAGTACTCATTTTCGCCACAGTTACGTTTCTTATCGTCCAGTTTTCATTCAAGTGCCGCCTGAATCATCAGCAACACAGCCGAGGTAAGTCTGAAACTTTCGGGAAACTTTATCCTCAAGCACTGATGCAGTCATATGCAGGAATTTACTGCCTCGAAATTTGCATGATAGGGCTATTTGCGCTTTCAAATCGGTACGTGCTAGTGATTTGTATGGCATTGGTTTTTATCTTCACAATTCTAGCtcatttcaaaatttcgaaATTCTATGACAAGTACATCAACTTTTTACCGTTAAAGGAAGATGAAGAATCACTGCTCACCGAGCACCCAAGAAAAGACCTGTTCCCCTTTTTTGTGAAGGAAAAGTGCCTCTGGATTCCACAAGATTCATCTGGGGCTTCGAATGACCAGTGCCATTTGATGAAcgaaaagtttgatatCTTCTGCCGCAATGAGGGGTGTTTTTTTGATGGTGCCACTGGCAgcctcaattttttgtagcACACCCCACTTTAAAATAGCCTTTCTACAAATCAGTAGATTTCATTGAAATGTCATCATTCTCTGTCTTTTCCTCTCTCgtgtttttgcttcttggccaTAAGCTTGGTAGTTTTATGAATTGGAATCGTGGCTCAACGCACCGCTCAACGAACCACTTTTTGATCTGAGATTCTATTAAGCTGCCAATCTTAGGTATATCTTGCAATTTCGATCTGGCACCTATAAGAGATTTGACATCGAATTCCATGCGGTATTCAGGTGAaaaagaaaacatcaaaaagtaGCCACCATTTTCCGAACCATACGATGCTTCGTTTTCTGAAGTGGGAACAAATTCCTCTGCAGTCGTCAAAGAGACGGTCAAACATGCCTGAAAACGCACAATCGAAACGGTGAGCTGGATGGGAAGAGCGGCTGTAAACGGTTTTGGATAGTTGACCAATAGCTTGGTCTCAATGCCTAGTGCAAGCCGGTCACTGAGATCAATATCTATTTTAGCCTCGAGTCTCTGCTTGTTAGAATTTGGCGAATATTGGATGCGACAGTTGGATAGAATAGGGAAATCTTCGCCAATGTCAAGTTCTGTTATCTTGATTGTGTCGAGATATTGAGGCAGCTCTCCAGACTTCCTTGCAATAAAATTATTGAGCGAATGAACAATGTTGTCTTTCTGCAAGGCTTCTTCACGAAATTGTTGAATAGTTTGTCCGATTAAGACGTTGAACCAATCCAAAGTCTCTGGGGAATGTGTCTCAACATTGTAATATGTTTTCTCTAAAATTGTGTTGATTTGCGAAAACTTGCGGTCGGTATCAGTGTTTTCGGAGGAATCAGCACCATCACTTTCTCCTCTTTTTATGATGGATGACAAAAAATGAGAGGTTGAGGTTGATAGTAAGGGCGAAACGTATGCAGAGTCTCTTTTTGGACCTGACTTCCCTCCTTTAGGACCTTCCGTCTTTATGGGGCCTTCACTGAAaataaagaacttgatgaaaaaaATGAGCACCACTATTACACTTAATTGTCCTATGACAAGTCCTTGCGCAAATGACCATGCAGAGAACACTGAGCCTTTTGAGCCAACCCCTGAATCAAGCGACAGATGGAGCCCATTTTGAAACTTCTGTTGAGACGAGTCTCGAACTGCCTCAATTATTGAATCAGATGCGCTTTCAAGAATCCCTTGTTGCCTTTTTTGCAAGTTTTCTAGGAAAAGCTGTTGTAAATGTAGAGGTAAAGTGTTGCTCAAGTATTCATCGAGCGATACAAGGGACTCATTGGATTCAATAGAGAGATCAGCCCCGAAAGTTGATGCATTTTCAAGGGTGTGATTAGTAAAGCTAGTTTCGTTGGGAGACTTCATTCACGATTTTAACCGCTCATAAGTTGCAGGGATGTACTTTCTCCACCAGAAGAATTTcagattcaaaaattcaatcCACTCAATCAAAAATCTTCTATTCGAATCCTTCGAGGGTCACATTAAAATTGAGATTTTATGAAAACGAACGGTCAAGAAATGGGCAttaagaaaagaaaaactcgGACAACCGCGTATTCAGAAGGCTATCTCTTTTACCATTCAGAACCATTACGGATACTAAAGGAGGCGAGGGTGAGAGATGTCAGATTCGTTTACAACACAATCTTTCGGGTCTCCTAGAGATTACGCCGAACAGCTTTTGAACCTACTCAGCAAGACAACTGATAAGACTGCTCTTGTAACGCTTCATCGCACCTTGTCGACGGCCGAAAACAGCGTTTTCGAGGATTGTTTGATCGCCAGACCCGAGAGATgggcttttgtttttacGGCTGTGGAAAAGCTGCCCAAGGATGAGGAGGTGATAAAGGCTGCGGATTTCATTGTGAGAAAAGGTGCGTCAATCTTGACAAGCAAAGCCGAGCAAAATGGGAGCTTGAAACACTTTTGTGCTGCTGTGAACTCTAATTTTATAATTAACACCGTGTTGACGCAGTTTATGTGGCCTCACTGTGACGCACAACTCGAAATTGAAGTTATATCAACAGTGGGCTCATTTTTGGAATGCCTTTTACTCTTGGACCAGTACGAGCCCCAGTTGACAAGTGCCATGTTATGTGACACATGTCTGGCTTTGAGGACCGGCGGTTTTTTTACCCTTCTTACTGCCGTTTTAGAAACTGGACCTCAACATGATAACAAAGTCGAGCATATGGCGCACAGAACCGCCTTAAAACTCGTAGAAGTGGACCAGGAAATGTATGGTCGTGGAATCGATAAGCTACCTAGCCACTTGATGAGAAAGATGCTTGATTTATTGAGCAAACAGTTTAAGGTTAATGAGTGGGATAATGAAAACAGTTTTCCTTCTGTGGACGAGGGAGGCAAGCAAATTTCCGAGCTTTCCTTGTTAAACGCAATAGACCTAATTACCTTTGCGACGGATAGCAATCTATCTTTTAGGAAGAAATTCCTGGAGcgccttctttttgaggaTGATGCATTCCCCATTGTTAAAGCATTATCGTGGCTGTCAGACCAACTAACTCACTGTTTTAGCAGCAGTTTTCGTGCTGAAGAACCAACGGTTTTCATTCTGCAATGCTTTTTGAATAAGGATATTCTCATATTTAGCCTCGTGGACAAGCTCATGGAGCTCTGGATCGAATCTAATGCACAGAGTTTCGATGACCTCAGGtcagttcttgaaacttttAAGGTTgccttttttcaaagggACTCGTTTCTCGGCGCTAAAGAACCAGACGTTGGGGCGTGCCTGGTAAACATTCGTTCGCTGACGTATGAAGACCTTAGAAAATTGCAATTGAAGCAAATAAGAGCTTCACACTACAAGAAATGGGAAAAACAAATTTCTCAGTTCGATTCTATGCTTTCCAATCAGGTTCTCGAATACGTCCGTCACCAGCGCCTTTTACAGCTGCAGAAGGGAGCTTGGGTCTACAGCGAGAATCCACTTGATAACAATGTTAAACAGCCAAAGGTCtattttttggttttatGCGATAACCAAATGAACCTTTTGGCTAGAGAATTCAGGATCCGAAGCGAAGAGAATCCCTCAGTCCAAGGAAATGAAATAATAAGCTCCAGCGACACCCCTGCATCAAAATCCAAGACTATTGTCATTCCTCTGCGGCGTATTAACAAATTCCAGCACTGGAGAGTTCAGtcagaaaacaaagtgcCAGAGAATGCAAAACTGATAAATATCTTGAACAAAGCGGTTTACACAGAAATCCATCTGCTGGATAAGGATGCAGCCAAGCTTCTGCGCTTTTTC contains:
- the SFI1 gene encoding Sfi1p (weakly similar to uniprot|Q12369 Saccharomyces cerevisiae YLL003W SFI1) gives rise to the protein MSRLGTKASLSTRFTAQDDQLTSALIHGDSMYSTGSLLKKDIHDLLKEAKASSSQFLPENNHLNPPDEPEEPLYHLPFHPAKETGYLGDLSQIFGEFDPNFTSKNRAKCDDALILLLFNKTQVFLLRNGFSLDFLMILKRFVELLVEEGLNPLENESLLELQNELEKGWEITPSFVALLDTFMMNPKNIYIALALFEFKSKRHSLKINFTRWKLQTELELNLRQLTDIWNSYIKQKHLQRWENTYRFRSEDLKGEADSFYNFKSLSNATDKWMKRMDEQKIKQELADAFLIQKEFKTIQKAYTLQIRSRELALRAHSKSCLGRFFTTWRLAARLKETRRQLSAPTEGLFFRKFRQKYRNLDSLSDKARILEKSLVLSPILILWKERLIQRVEKTKHLEILELIFQRKMALKVLKSAFTWKEREAAAKESIHFTLLKYFFCDVWRKRLNERQLFSEHTLRQDALLCCKYCTLWRNRVMVKKKANDHYQRAMSQKYFELFQLKCAYSRNERRKRESSTRLIFERWQRATELNLQLKAYESNFLRLFWRHEWKRKYANFNDLTSITIKCHNSLVVKQYFFRWAKKKENYETLRSKAFLFAKTRVITKMRLVAQRVKKLDAVARKYRTESDAECKRRYMTLWLASLKVQMRLKHEILLDQYSSLTGQVLIVRYLKVWRTRTRYLRTECEEAADRLRYESLVGMMFRKALDKMRTYEQWNSVSEELNLQSVLLNHFNIFKQSYAELKQMSEYLERIRAEKDLTALVKCMNMWTMKQLKCTRNIETVEIFRNRWNRASLRAIMLLWKEKAETVNTSSATKLRHELYEGGDKVEDQSLVTPTRIKKSGNITIPGSERMKQNRMEAMRNHYRRARKAIPSPIKFSDNLDTITKKRLEIGDRESSEPSPPPKLDLGKINKKLASRHTKISFKTIPETKFSMEASPERPPRLVVDPSFLSSRPDEVDSSPSIR
- the OST1 gene encoding dolichyl-diphosphooligosaccharide--protein glycotransferase subunit OST1 (similar to uniprot|P41543 Saccharomyces cerevisiae YJL002C OST1 Alpha subunit of the oligosaccharyltransferase complex of the ER lumen which catalyzes asparagine-linked glycosylation of newly synthesized proteins); translation: MYYKCSSLLKTVGEMLSATRLAAIFLLFLNFVVGDLDAGIIPKLWENLELHRTIDVSRSYTQELVDIRIKNIHDEPVRQYYFVLPEEVFDAISLFSSTLKGVDAYIESAIMPEQNFVANGRTIKVGVIGLPSPIEPGHETSILLNLVYNSRYQPYPGHVDLGEEQKLLLRTNRFPISAYNTQKYTLEFQGSSSFEELQSFNGEEHAGMVANGKMVVGPFDSIMPYEDFSPIEVVFEHNTPLPRVSHLKRDIWVSHWASSLQFEEYYELINDAASLKSGFSRADYMKGQHALKKGGHLTALEMILPDSSEAHYCTDLVGAVSTFKVLKDHFFLKPRYPLFGNWKYNFTVGWTNQLSQFLHSQEDGSDTYILSFPILNGPADTVYDSVSLSIYLPEGAEVLDVWCPLPVQKTEVTTEKSYFDLNQGHTKVNIELKNLIDRIAGSEAFVRYKVTSTTFYKKPFSIAVSVFTALMAYFFLKHISLMIDS
- the ORC3 gene encoding origin recognition complex subunit 3 (similar to uniprot|P54790 Saccharomyces cerevisiae YLL004W ORC3 Subunit of the origin recognition complex which directs DNA replication by binding to replication origins and is also involved in transcriptional silencing) — encoded protein: MSLNEFAEAQKTHYTVCPKVKRRRISCEKGIDPFVKLLAGKESMQMVNKRWVLYHQLHSQFHAQVEEIVHRVSIDMYREISSVLSKDTSKRTSPSFNCLFLLGSDSTTTIELHEQNSKTMQAIIDLTPKESPNVRMMLRRSMFKLLSATEAPLRVKTDEKESFAPEGDMGELPRTSPLGISYDLSLVQNFRKLFGKRLKLIFNFKDVDSFNSQVLDDFIILLKSALNYKDVEICLVLNINTNLSNIQKNLRQSTIRLLKKDFTVIDLSHNKGHKYANQTFQSFLNTVDGKLNLSAEFIKFILDKMSNNATHNLQLLIKILDYSLMSYFFQNPFSVFIDPTNVVNFDENYLPPLLKCPTFMTFVEGMVHAHAPSEEIMALLDNKNSTLEEFFTEFLVRENPINDHLKLVVDVLENQLGVFNYNLIDLYYHMLTGKLHEFLQRWPECQQFEDILKFEPVDIIFQELFTLDNSKELFSQSLFPFLRTNLENNLINSDRMLPPAKRLPGIKDPFEAEFNSSVDLPLCQLFSLYREASSIINLYDFFLAFKETLPRSEIANFVNYSVENKESDLRHEDREKLSILLKEKGLDNLLDKMMLVWFVQSISEFQHMGLLKTQSNKSYEVVEKCIWRGL